Genomic DNA from Candidatus Woesearchaeota archaeon:
ACCTTCCTCGCGAAGTTGGTGATTTAACCTACCAAGCGCATCAATAGTAATATCAAGACCTTTATTTTCGAACTCATAGCGACCGCTCGAATAATAAAATAATGTTTCAGATAAATCAAAGATTTGATACGGAAAAAAATGACTCATAACAAACTCTTGTAATTTAATTTTATTCACTCGATGATTATACGAAGCCTCTTCAAACGTTGGAAATAAATCAAGCGCCAACCCATTCGGCGTAATATCGGGCTTTCTACCAAAAAGAATTTCTGCTTCGCGAGCAGTAGTTTTTGAAACAGTAGTAAACACATCAGCAGCAAGCGCGCAAGCACGTTCTGTTGAAAACTTTTCCACAACACCTAACTTTTTTGCTTCTAGTAAAGGATTGATATCACCAATTTGATTAAAATAATCTTTACCTCGAGATGCCATAGAACGACCAAGCATTGTTGCATGTGTTGTAAAAACTTTTGCAATAGGCACATTATTTTTTTTCAAATATAACACGCCAAATCCAGAAAGCCACTCATGAAAATGACTAACAATTTTTTTACTGGGAAATTCTTTTTGGAATTGCTCAAGAAGCATACCAACGCCCCACGACCAAACCAAAGGCTCGGTAAAATCATGACCTGCAGCATAAGACTCCACACCAAAATCAAGCCATAAACGAGTTTTAATTTCATTTGCATCACGCTGAAGACTTCGCGCGTCAACAAGAATAGTATTTGGCCGACCTTCAACATCCCACGTACCATACACGCAACGAACACCCTGATGTGCTAATGCAGAAAATGCTCGCGCAATAGGTTCGGGAGGAGTTGTTTGAGTGAAATCAGCAGGTAGTTCATCAAACAACGGACCAACAAGTGTATAATGATCATAATGCGCACGCATTAAATTAATCTTTGATGTGATGACTGTATAAATACCGCCACATTTGTTGGTTATTTCCCAACTGACTTCAAAAACTATGTCAGCAAATGAATTCATTTCTCACCCTCTTTTTTTCAACAACAGTACAAAGACTTATTTGCTGCTCTGCAGCAAAAGCTTCATCATCAAACACAACAATTTGCTTCATAATGCTTGCAAATGTGTTTGACTTAACGTTTCTTTAAGGCAATGAAGTTGTTAGTTATTACCTAATCAAATACTTAATCAAATACTTAATCAAATACTTAAATACCTAATTGTCTAATTCAAATGTTTTTTGACTAAATGCTTATAAATAATAAAACGCATAGCCTTTTTATCATCAACATCTTCAAGTTCTTTAGCTAAATCTTCTTCGTTAAAAACATGACGAACCCAATTTGCAAAATCATGACGCACTTCATTAACATGATGCGCAACAACAGCATCTTCAAGTTCTTCTAACACATCAGCTAATTGCATATAATGCCCAAGCCGTTCACCATTCATTAACACAAAATATTGCTCTTGAGGAATAGCATGCGTTATCTTCTTTTTTACTACGCGTTTAGTTTTTTTTTGCTTTCCAACATTCTGCGAACCAGAAGTTTTTTTATTAGCTTGTGCTTTACTTGATACTTTTTTTGTTGTAGACTTTTTTGTAACCATACATCTCACCTTCCCTCATTTAATAACTTTGATGGCGATGCAACAATTCGTGGTTGTGTTGCAAACTGCCCTTGCTTACCCAACTCAACAGTTCTAATTTTATGCGCAATATCATTTAAGACATGCATATAGGTTGCGTAATGATCGTAAGATTCATGAAAATGCAATAACGCATCAGCTTTTGTAAACATGGCTGCCTGACCAAGCATATGCCACTCCGTGAGTAAAAACTCATCTTCTGTTGCAAAAACATGAGATGAAAGACCTTTATATTCTGCAAGTAAATGCTCTTGCATTTCAGAAAACTCAGTTGTTTGATGAACTTGATCACCAATAGCAATAAGAGGGGCCGTAACAACATTTACCAAAGAAGAAAGCCTAACTTCTCCTTGAAGCGGTTTTCCCATAACAACTAGACCATCAGTATAATTTTGCGGAATAATGCCATCAGCAGAAAATAATCCTTTAGAACGCTTGTTAAAAAACTTATCCAGCGCATCTTTTTCAAGTGCTAATTGATGAGTAAACTCTTGCTCCGAAAGAACATGTAAAGACGTTCCGTAATACGGCACAGCAAGAAGTGCTACATTTTTTTCATGAACAAAAGATTGCAATGCAACAAGCACTTCAGGCACATATTTTTTTAAAAGTGGTAACAAAAAACCAGTCACTGCTAATTGCAAAGAATTCTTTGGTGAAGAAGCGAGATTATTAATCGTCTCAGTAATTTTTGGAACAAGAATTGTTTCTAATTCGTGACGAAGTAAACCCTGATTAATATATGATTTATTGCCGCCAATTTCAAGTGCGCTCATCTCATTAAGCGGAGCGTTAAAAAGAAGTGTCAAGGTTAGTTTTTGTTTGATTGTTGAACTCATAACAGCATCATCCCATACAACGATAAGCATTCTTTTGCGGGTTTCTCCCACGTCGTTGCCTTAGCTTCAGTAAATCCGCGTTCTTTCATAGTTTTATGCAATGGAGGATATGTTAAAAGAGAAATTATTTGGGAGGCCATTTTATCAATATCCCAAAAATCTACCTTGTAACAATGATTAATAACCTCAGCAACACCGGATTGTTTAGTTACAATAGTTGGCGTTTCTTTACACATCGCTTCAAGAGGGGTAACCCCAAACGGCTCCATAATTGAAGGAAGTACAAAAACATCGGACATATCAAAAAACTTGTCGGCATCATCACGATTATAAAATCCGTGAAAATAAAATTTATCATCAACACCAGCCCAAGAGACCCTATCCATACAAGATTGTAATTGATCACCTGCACCAGCCATAATAAATTTGGTATCTGGACAATGCGCCAAGACTTTTATTGCAGCATCAACAAAATTTAACGGCCCCTTCATACCGGTGACTCGACCAAGATAAGAAACTACTTTGTTATCGCCTTTGAATTCTTTACCATCATACATCACAGGATTCATAGTGACACCCCCGTTATGAATAACTTGAATTTTTTCTTCAGGCACTCCATAATGAGTCATTACCGTTTCTTTAATGGTATTACTAATCGCAATAACTTTATCTGCTGCCATCATACCTTCACGCTCGACAGCATACACTTCAGGGTTCACACCCTTCCCAGCATTTTTATTTACCTCAGTAATATGTACATGCACAAGAAGAGGAACATTAAGTAAGCGTTTTGCAACAATTGCTGCAGGAACCGTTGTCCAATCGTGTGCGTGAATAACATCTGGCTTTTTAAATGAACCTTCCTGAACCATTACAGCAACACGACGAGCAAACATATCAATTTCTTCAAGCAAATTCTCACCATATAATTTGGCAGTTGGATCTCGACGTTTCATCCCTTGCATAAAACTTTCTTTAGTGTAGAGTTCTTTGAGCGTTTGTTCGTATTCTTCCTCTGTTTGATATGCAGCAAGAAGGGATTTCACTCGCGTCATCTTAATGCCAGACTCGAGCACTTGCTTTTCAGTTACATTTCTAGAGACATCTACAAGATTTAAGAAATCAGGGTTTAA
This window encodes:
- a CDS encoding glycogen/starch synthase produces the protein MNSFADIVFEVSWEITNKCGGIYTVITSKINLMRAHYDHYTLVGPLFDELPADFTQTTPPEPIARAFSALAHQGVRCVYGTWDVEGRPNTILVDARSLQRDANEIKTRLWLDFGVESYAAGHDFTEPLVWSWGVGMLLEQFQKEFPSKKIVSHFHEWLSGFGVLYLKKNNVPIAKVFTTHATMLGRSMASRGKDYFNQIGDINPLLEAKKLGVVEKFSTERACALAADVFTTVSKTTAREAEILFGRKPDITPNGLALDLFPTFEEASYNHRVNKIKLQEFVMSHFFPYQIFDLSETLFYYSSGRYEFENKGLDITIDALGRLNHQLREEGSTKTIVMFFLVAMGGSSPKQELLENKSHLEGLSSDIEDKEDYFLQRIILQVMLGDKQKIDVVPEHFITELRRKFRYVKRSGNPFLVTHNINEPADPIVKRCMEAQLYNNSDDRVKVVFVPAYLSGQDGLLNMEYYQVVSGCHLGIFPSFYEPWGYTPLESLALGVPAVTSNTAGFGQHMEDKPLGKRKGLYIINRTVSREKEVDQLYSVLSMFAAHDLPARVACKLNGHALATFADWRQLIRYYICAHNKALGKPGSNEECEF
- a CDS encoding glycosyltransferase family 4 protein, coding for MHVLMFGWEFPPYFAGGVGMVCKELAEHLVAQGASLDYVMPYAPDDLNPDFLNLVDVSRNVTEKQVLESGIKMTRVKSLLAAYQTEEEYEQTLKELYTKESFMQGMKRRDPTAKLYGENLLEEIDMFARRVAVMVQEGSFKKPDVIHAHDWTTVPAAIVAKRLLNVPLLVHVHITEVNKNAGKGVNPEVYAVEREGMMAADKVIAISNTIKETVMTHYGVPEEKIQVIHNGGVTMNPVMYDGKEFKGDNKVVSYLGRVTGMKGPLNFVDAAIKVLAHCPDTKFIMAGAGDQLQSCMDRVSWAGVDDKFYFHGFYNRDDADKFFDMSDVFVLPSIMEPFGVTPLEAMCKETPTIVTKQSGVAEVINHCYKVDFWDIDKMASQIISLLTYPPLHKTMKERGFTEAKATTWEKPAKECLSLYGMMLL